The DNA window ggtaggtacgcAAGCCAAGCTCGAGGACTTGGGTCGTTCCGTCTGGGAAGGAACTCTTCCCGTCACCGTCACCGTTGCCAGTTGCTAAGGTAGGGATGGTTGGTGGGGAAACCAGCCAGCGCATCCCATCATCCGTACCTGCCAGGTTTGGAGCATTTCGAAGATATTTGTGGGTCGCCCGATAGTGGGGCCGTCGGCGGTGAAGAAAGTAGACGGGAGGCTTCATCAATAGCATTATATTGGATGTGACGAGTACctattctatttaatctttttagcTGGTATGATAGTAACTGATTTATTTGCACCAGTTAGGCAGTGCCTAAAACACCTTGATCGTCGTCTGCTTTCTAAACACTTAGTCCCTCTCGGTACTCAACTATGACTCGCCTCATCCTTCACCGTCTCTGTGCTCGATCAGAGAACCCACATAGTATTTCTCAAAACTGCAATGTGCTTAGGCTCCGATTTGACACTTGTCAAGCTTTTCATCATGAGGCTGTTTGAACCACTAGGAGTTCGCAGACTGATGCAATATGCTCCAGGCCGTGCGCTGTTACGACGTGTCGGCCCAAGTTCCGTATGATCCGTTGCGATGGTACCTGAAAAGTGCAGTCTAGGTTcccatgatcttgatgctgTACTATTACGCAGTATTGAACTTACTGAAAGGTCAAGGTTTTGGTTCCCTGAGAGATGTAAAATCTGAAGTCTATGCTACCAGGATCTACAAGGTCATGCAGCTAAGCTATCAGAGAGTCACACCAAAGATCTCTCCACAAACAAATGCACCGTTTATGCAGCCAAGAAATGCACAAATcgttcctttcttctttcgtCGTTCACTAATGAAGGCCAGCTGATGAGTGAAACAATTCTTATGAAACCGTGCCTAAATAAATGCTGCCCCACCATTCCCTAGAACACGGCCACATGGGTTGTTGAGGGATTGGGACGAAATGTGCCAACAAAGTAAATAAATGCTTCAGAATCTCTAGAAGTTTGTAATCATTTCTCTCCTGATTATGAGTCTCAGTCCTTGGAATTGAAAGTCTGAGAAAGCAGCTCCTATCGCTGCCTCTGAAGTCGGAAGAATCCTATTGTGTTTCCACAGCGTAGGCATACAGACATATTCTATTACATCCATGTAACATCATTTATCTAAGACTGAATCCTGATCCTACAAACCAGTTTACACACACAGCCACAGAGCATCAAATGATAGTGGTATGCTATGAAAGCATGAATAATTTCCCTTACTATGTTACTGACGTGTGTTCCACTGGAACAAGATGGCCTATAAGTGAAGAAAGGCCACAACAACAAATTCTATCCTCTCCTCACTCTCTCATTGACCTTTGCGTAATTTGAGATGCGGACAACTACCTTTATCACGGCGGTAGTGGCCCTCACTGCGTCTGCCAACGCATGGCTTCCTAATACCGAAACTCATGCCTTGAATGACCACGACAATGAAATATTTGTATACCCTCTTCGAACAGAGCCTAACAACAAAAGGTGGCTTCCAGCAGCCAAAAAGATCCGAGGAGTAAACCTCGgctctctcttcatctttgagcCCTGGATCGATAGCCAAGAATGGGCCAACACAGGTTGTGAGGGGGAATAGTCCGAATTTGACTGCGTCATGAACAAGGGACATGACATTGCAGACAAAAACTTTCAAGCTCATTTGAAACGCTGGATCAATCAAACCGATCTCGACGAGATGTTGAGCTATGGCCTGAACACAGTTCATACCTACTAACTGTAAAATTAGCCTACACGGTGCCCCCGGTGCTCAAGAACCCAACCAACCCTTTACGGGTCAATATGCTCCTACAGTTGGGTTCTATAGTGACCAATACTATGAGCGTGCGATCGAATGGCTCGAGTGGATGACAGACATGATCCACACCAAGAAAGAGTATCGCAATGTTGGCATGCTTGAGCTCGTCAATGAGCCGCTCAACTGGGACAATGCTGTTGCTTCGCTACGCAAGACCTATTACCCCAAGGCCTATAGTGTACCCGATATCCCACCATCGACGTGATTTAATTCTAACGATTCATAGGCAATTCGTAAGGTCGAGGATAAACTCAAGGTCACCAGCAACAACCGTCTTCATATTCAAATGATGGGTTCTTTATGGGGCAGCGGGAAACCAACCGAGTTCCTCAGTGATACCTCGTTCACGGCTTTCGACGACCATCGATACCTCAAGTGGGATACTAGTGTTGAGGCTTCCCATGAAGCATACATCGAGAAATCTTGTTCCGATGACCGCAACACTGACGGCCCCACGATCGTTGGTGAATGGTCACTAGCTGTGCccgatgatgttgagaagaccaATGCTTGGAATCCTCATACTCAGAAGGGGTTTTACACCAAGCGGTTCTCTGCTCAAGTGCATGCATATGAAAAGCATACTCTCGGATGGGTCTTTTGGACTTGGAAGGCaaatcttggtgatgactaTCGCTGGTCTTATAGAGGTGAGCTCCAATTTTCAAAACGTACACACGATTACTAACAGCAGGAGATGCTGCGAGAGCTGGCGTAATTCCCAAAGACCTCGACTTTCTTCCTAGTGTTTGTTGACGAACTGCATCGTGTGAATTTTAGGAAAGACGATGCAAGAACTGACAATGCTACTGATTAAGATTAATTGTACTTGTTTTATCTAAGACCCGATTAAACCATCGCTATATAAGATTGAAATAACCTTGTGATGATATACCGATAAAGCCTGTGTTACAGAACGGACGTAATTACCTCCTCAATACTAGAACTAGCCATGACGCCAGTCGGTATCCAGCAATGATGGAAATCATAATGCCGACATTGCGTCCCATATGTCCGTTCGAATATCCATACTGATTCAAAACAGCCTGTCCGTCGATTTCACACTGGTCCGCCAGGGTTGACTGATACATGCAGCGACATCCGTCACCACAGCTGTAGACTCGATCGGCAAACTCATTGACCATCATACCCTCGAACACATACTTCTGGTAGTCCCAGTAGTGAAAGACGTATTTGTAGAAGACATTAAGGATAGTTGGAGGCACCATGAAGCCACCAACCGACATCCACAGGCCATTCGCAAAGGCCACCAGTGCAAGAGAGATTACGAAGCTGGGAAATAGGGATGTCATAAAGACAACAAGTGACTCTGCAGCGAGCAGATCGAGGAACAGCCACAGAACCCAGGTGAAGAAGGCCTTTGCAGTTGGCTGGAAGTTGGAAAGCCAGTATGAGATGACTGAGAAGAGAATGGAAATAAGGAACAGGTAAGGAACGCcgatgaagaagttggatATAATAAGTTCCGCTGCTCCATAAAGGCCATTGTGGTGCTCTTTGACGTATTGGAGCCGATCTTCAATGAAAGCAGGGACATAAGCCACTGCCATGAAACTCATAAAGGCTGAGCCGAAAaagatggcgttgatgaaTGGCTGAATAGACTCTTGCGCAGGGTCGAGCCTCACCCAGACAGTTCCCATCATGATGGCGAGACCAAGATACATAGCGATACGAATTCCGTAGGCTACGACATCTCGATAGCTTTTGATGAAACTTCGATGGAGAAGAGTAAGCGTAAGACTAAACATACTAGGCCTCTTCTCAATTGCATCGATATTCCAGTCACCACCCAAAGATTCGGCAGACTTGATTGTAGTGTTGACTTCGCTCGCTTGTCGTG is part of the Fusarium fujikuroi IMI 58289 draft genome, chromosome FFUJ_chr07 genome and encodes:
- a CDS encoding related to SPR1-exo-1,3-beta-glucanase precursor, giving the protein MRTTTFITAVVALTASANAWLPNTETHALNDHDNEIFVYPLRTEPNNKRWLPAAKKIRGVNLGSLFIFEPWIDSQEWANTGYKNFQAHLKRWINQTDLDEILHGAPGAQEPNQPFTGQYAPTVGFYSDQYYERAIEWLEWMTDMIHTKKEYRNVGMLELVNEPLNWDNAVASLRKTYYPKAYSAIRKVEDKLKVTSNNRLHIQMMGSLWGSGKPTEFLSDTSFTAFDDHRYLKWDTSVEASHEAYIEKSCSDDRNTDGPTIVGEWSLAVPDDVEKTNAWNPHTQKGFYTKRFSAQVHAYEKHTLGWVFWTWKANLGDDYRWSYRGELQFSKRTHDY